In one Mucilaginibacter sp. PAMB04168 genomic region, the following are encoded:
- a CDS encoding SusC/RagA family TonB-linked outer membrane protein, translating to MKTTPQSVVALLCPYFKYIKAKIPLLLLPLFMSFLATRSDGQQVNGFTITGTVLSAEDQKPLPGATILDVKSNNKASADVNGRFKLNTADTSGYLVISYIGFKTTQIRFGRGDHQPLRFLINPETAMLKEVLVSTGYQTLPKERATGSFVQLDSTLISRRVSGDVLSRLDGVVPGLLFNRNTVNGQAGQSDISIRGISTLFANNQPLVVIDGFPYNGDLSNLNPNDIQSVTVLKDAAAASIWGVRSGNGVIVITTKKGKRSGALKIDLNANITLSEKPNLYYNPNFLPSGTFIDLEQQLFDAGAYNSDLSTGYKAVSPVVQILAAQKAGTISVSDATAQINAFRNNDVRNDLTKYFYRHAITQQYALSFSGGNEQSDYYFSLGEDNSLASQVGNSNNRITLNSFYNFNPVKNLTINIGYNLIKTDAKNNSPVGSIITTSKNTIYPYARLAADNGSGLSIIHDYSSDYVYSTGNGKFLNWIYNPLQELENADNNSKSLDNRINFGVNYKFLKNFSADLKYQYQNSSLNLNDYYNSNTYYARNLINTYSTVDASGNLNTPIPVGGVLQTSDSFLISQQGRGQLNYNNDWNDKNQVTAIAGFEISQAIAKSDANTAYGYDKSTEISNANINYATSYPLNPNGSATIPTTLAYGKTTNNFISYYSNAAYTYDSKYTFSLSGRIDKSNLFGVNTNQKAVPLYSAGIAWEASRENFYHVGWLPYLKIRATYGYNGNINTNATAVTTLRQFPANFNSYPNGNPYDFIANPGNPELRWEKDRMINLAVDYGFKNQMITGSVEYYLKSGHDLFGNSPLAPSTGLNTFFGNTADIKGHGIDIVINSRNLRTPNFSWTSNLLFSYVLDKVTKYDATISPNNFIQLSNASALNPLVGKALYGIYSYKWAGLTHDSGDPQGYLNGQVSTDYSSILSKTSLKEMEYNGPARPTTFGAFRNNFSYRELSLSVNLSYEFNYYFRRNSYTSSNLPWQGNSDYFLRWQKPGDEGNTNVPSFQLPPYTTDRDAFYQYSSALVDKGNNIRLKDIRLSYELDKSKFRHLPFAHISFYGYLDNIGILWRANKDHLDPDLVIGSSLSAYPLPRTYAFGFKANF from the coding sequence ATGAAAACAACGCCTCAAAGCGTAGTGGCATTGCTATGTCCCTACTTTAAATATATAAAAGCCAAAATTCCCCTGCTTTTGTTGCCATTATTTATGTCCTTTTTAGCTACCCGGTCTGATGGCCAGCAGGTAAATGGTTTTACGATCACAGGGACAGTGCTATCTGCAGAAGATCAGAAACCGTTACCCGGCGCAACGATATTGGACGTTAAATCCAACAATAAAGCCTCGGCTGACGTGAATGGCAGATTTAAGCTTAACACAGCAGATACCAGTGGGTATTTGGTAATTTCTTACATCGGTTTTAAGACGACCCAAATAAGGTTCGGCCGCGGAGACCACCAGCCACTACGATTTTTGATCAATCCCGAAACTGCCATGCTGAAAGAAGTTTTGGTATCGACCGGCTATCAGACTCTGCCTAAAGAAAGGGCCACCGGTTCTTTTGTCCAGCTGGACTCAACGTTAATTTCCCGCAGGGTTAGTGGCGATGTACTGAGCAGGCTGGATGGTGTAGTTCCGGGTTTGCTTTTTAATAGGAATACTGTCAACGGTCAGGCTGGTCAAAGCGACATCAGCATACGCGGAATAAGCACCTTGTTTGCCAATAATCAGCCTTTGGTCGTTATAGATGGATTTCCCTATAATGGCGATCTGTCCAATTTAAATCCGAATGATATCCAAAGCGTAACGGTGTTAAAAGACGCGGCAGCCGCCTCCATTTGGGGCGTTCGCTCAGGGAACGGCGTAATTGTAATTACAACAAAGAAAGGGAAACGAAGCGGGGCACTGAAGATCGACCTGAATGCGAATATTACCCTAAGTGAGAAACCCAACCTTTACTACAACCCTAATTTTCTCCCGTCCGGTACTTTTATAGATTTAGAACAACAGCTATTTGACGCAGGCGCATATAACAGCGACCTGAGTACCGGTTATAAAGCCGTTTCTCCTGTTGTGCAAATTCTTGCGGCGCAAAAAGCCGGTACTATATCGGTATCCGATGCCACCGCGCAAATTAACGCCTTCAGGAACAATGATGTACGCAATGATCTTACTAAATATTTTTACAGGCATGCCATAACGCAACAGTACGCCCTAAGCTTTTCCGGGGGAAACGAACAAAGCGATTATTATTTTTCTTTGGGTGAGGATAACAGTTTAGCATCCCAGGTCGGTAATTCGAATAACCGGATCACGCTCAACTCGTTTTATAACTTTAACCCGGTAAAAAACCTGACCATTAACATTGGTTACAATCTGATAAAAACTGACGCAAAGAATAACAGTCCGGTTGGTTCAATCATAACAACCAGTAAAAATACTATTTACCCTTATGCCAGACTCGCTGCCGATAATGGTAGCGGTCTTTCTATCATTCACGATTATTCATCCGATTATGTTTACTCTACTGGCAATGGTAAGTTCCTTAACTGGATTTACAATCCTTTGCAGGAATTGGAAAATGCAGACAATAATTCTAAATCTCTGGACAACCGGATAAATTTTGGTGTGAACTATAAGTTTTTAAAGAACTTCAGCGCCGATCTTAAATACCAATATCAGAATTCGTCCTTAAATCTTAACGACTATTACAACTCAAACACTTACTATGCCCGTAATCTGATCAATACCTATTCAACCGTTGATGCTTCAGGGAATTTAAATACACCGATACCGGTTGGCGGCGTATTACAGACTTCGGATAGCTTTTTGATCTCCCAACAGGGCCGGGGACAGTTGAATTATAACAATGACTGGAACGACAAGAATCAGGTCACAGCCATTGCGGGATTTGAAATAAGCCAGGCCATTGCCAAATCTGATGCAAACACAGCTTACGGGTACGATAAGAGTACAGAGATCAGCAACGCGAATATCAATTACGCGACAAGCTATCCGCTTAATCCTAATGGCTCCGCCACCATTCCAACGACTTTAGCTTACGGCAAGACAACCAATAATTTTATTTCCTATTACAGCAACGCGGCTTACACCTATGATAGCAAATACACTTTTTCGTTAAGTGGCCGGATCGACAAATCAAACCTTTTTGGCGTAAATACCAACCAAAAGGCAGTCCCGCTCTATTCAGCGGGAATAGCATGGGAAGCCAGCAGGGAGAATTTCTATCATGTCGGATGGCTGCCGTATTTAAAAATAAGGGCGACCTACGGCTATAACGGCAATATCAATACCAATGCAACTGCGGTTACGACGCTCCGCCAGTTTCCGGCAAATTTCAACTCTTATCCTAACGGCAATCCTTATGACTTCATCGCTAATCCTGGTAATCCTGAATTGCGGTGGGAAAAAGACCGGATGATCAATTTAGCTGTCGACTATGGTTTTAAAAATCAAATGATTACCGGCAGCGTAGAATACTACTTAAAGTCAGGGCATGATCTGTTTGGCAATTCCCCTTTGGCTCCCTCAACCGGGTTAAATACCTTTTTTGGCAATACGGCAGATATTAAAGGGCATGGAATCGATATTGTCATTAACAGCCGTAATCTGCGAACACCCAATTTTTCATGGACAAGCAATTTGTTATTTTCTTATGTTTTAGACAAGGTCACTAAATATGATGCAACGATCAGCCCAAACAACTTTATCCAGCTGAGCAATGCGAGCGCCTTAAATCCTTTAGTAGGCAAAGCCCTTTATGGCATTTACAGTTATAAATGGGCGGGACTGACGCATGATTCTGGTGATCCGCAGGGTTATCTCAACGGCCAGGTAAGTACCGATTATTCTTCAATTTTATCTAAAACCTCGTTAAAGGAAATGGAGTATAATGGCCCGGCAAGGCCGACGACCTTTGGCGCATTCAGAAATAACTTCTCTTACAGGGAATTATCTCTTTCAGTAAACCTCAGCTACGAGTTTAATTACTATTTCAGAAGAAACTCTTATACGTCTTCCAACCTGCCCTGGCAGGGTAACTCGGATTACTTTCTCAGATGGCAAAAGCCCGGTGATGAAGGTAATACCAATGTGCCCTCCTTTCAACTGCCTCCATATACAACTGACCGGGATGCATTTTACCAGTACTCGTCCGCATTGGTCGATAAAGGCAATAACATCCGGTTAAAGGATATCAGGTTAAGCTATGAACTGGATAAATCAAAATTCAGGCACCTGCCTTTTGCACATATTTCCTTTTATGGCTATTTAGATAATATAGGCATCCTTTGGCGGGCCAACAAGGATCATTTAGACCCTGATCTGGTGATCGGCTCGTCACTTTCCGCCTACCCGTTACCAAGAACTTACGCATTCGGTTTTAAAGCTAACTTTTAA
- a CDS encoding helix-turn-helix transcriptional regulator, which translates to MEEAIFNKKPLSIGQKVERIRTFRGYKQEYLASKLGVSQQTVSKIEQQEEIEDDLLKQIAEALGVTPEVIKNFDEDKITYIINHQYNIYNNEIKDNATNNFVFNPIEKIAELYERLLKTEREKNELLKK; encoded by the coding sequence ATGGAAGAAGCCATATTTAACAAGAAGCCATTAAGCATAGGACAGAAAGTCGAGCGTATTAGAACATTCAGGGGGTATAAGCAAGAATACCTTGCGAGCAAACTCGGTGTTTCGCAACAAACTGTTTCCAAAATTGAGCAACAAGAGGAAATCGAAGACGATTTATTGAAGCAAATCGCTGAGGCTTTGGGTGTAACCCCGGAGGTAATTAAGAATTTTGACGAAGATAAGATTACCTATATAATCAATCATCAATACAATATCTATAACAATGAAATTAAGGACAATGCGACAAATAATTTTGTTTTTAATCCCATTGAAAAGATTGCGGAATTATATGAGCGCCTGTTAAAAACTGAACGGGAAAAAAATGAACTTTTAAAAAAATAA
- a CDS encoding helix-turn-helix domain-containing protein produces METTAKGKLLHIGRKIERVRKLRGLTQEDVGTGLGITKQAVSKLEQSESIEEERLEQIANVLGVTLEGLKRFNDENVLNNSHNFYDSSSVTHSSINNGYEFTIINNPVEKIIELYESLLKVEREKIEILRNKNSD; encoded by the coding sequence ATGGAAACTACTGCTAAAGGAAAACTTTTACATATTGGACGAAAAATTGAAAGAGTTCGCAAATTACGGGGTCTGACCCAAGAAGATGTGGGAACTGGATTGGGAATTACCAAACAAGCAGTATCCAAATTGGAGCAAAGCGAGTCGATTGAAGAAGAAAGATTAGAACAAATTGCCAACGTTTTAGGGGTTACTTTAGAGGGTTTAAAACGCTTTAACGATGAAAACGTATTAAATAATTCGCATAATTTCTACGACAGCAGTTCTGTTACACATTCATCAATAAATAATGGCTACGAGTTTACCATCATCAATAATCCTGTCGAAAAAATTATAGAACTTTACGAGAGCTTGCTAAAAGTTGAGCGTGAAAAAATCGAAATTTTAAGAAATAAAAATAGTGACTAA
- a CDS encoding putative toxin-antitoxin system toxin component, PIN family, with protein sequence MIVVIDCNIWITLSINGQIDFIADLSDNGIIVATCSTLRNEITNVLGRPKLAKFLSPSTILKVVDLHDTVTTIYPIGKIEHVVADLKDNYLFTLSETSKADYLITGDKLLLEVRKHKKTTVITLADFRIIAQ encoded by the coding sequence ATGATTGTTGTTATTGACTGTAATATTTGGATTACTTTATCCATTAATGGCCAGATAGATTTTATTGCCGATTTGTCAGACAACGGAATTATCGTAGCTACGTGCTCTACGTTAAGAAATGAAATTACAAATGTTTTAGGTAGACCAAAACTGGCTAAATTCCTTTCACCAAGCACCATCTTAAAAGTCGTTGATTTACACGATACAGTAACCACTATTTATCCTATTGGAAAAATTGAGCATGTTGTCGCTGATCTTAAAGATAATTACCTGTTTACATTATCTGAAACATCAAAAGCTGACTACCTTATAACAGGAGACAAATTGTTATTAGAGGTGAGGAAGCATAAGAAAACAACAGTAATTACCTTGGCTGACTTCAGAATAATTGCCCAATAA
- a CDS encoding TetR/AcrR family transcriptional regulator, which yields MTKKRYQGETNDKERSMHRLLEAVGCVIKEKGYAGLGPTNIAKAAGLNKRLIYFYFGSVDNLIEKYVRSKDYFAGASNGADQLLEQNNGSGTCKLLESILVSQLEHFYNNEEMQKIILWQISERSQIMFEVAETREQVGSQFFELADKELNQEKADLRAVAGLLVGGIYYMVLHAKSNDSLFCEIDINTEAGFDRIKNAIGNILSDTYRRAKLQEN from the coding sequence ATGACCAAAAAAAGATACCAGGGAGAAACCAATGACAAAGAACGCTCCATGCATCGATTATTAGAAGCGGTTGGATGTGTAATAAAAGAAAAGGGATACGCCGGACTTGGCCCAACAAACATTGCTAAAGCGGCTGGCTTAAATAAGCGACTGATCTATTTCTATTTTGGTAGTGTTGATAATCTGATTGAAAAATATGTAAGAAGCAAAGACTATTTTGCAGGTGCATCTAACGGTGCAGATCAATTATTAGAACAGAATAATGGGTCAGGAACTTGTAAATTATTAGAGTCCATTTTAGTAAGCCAGTTAGAGCATTTCTACAATAATGAAGAAATGCAAAAAATAATCCTTTGGCAGATAAGTGAAAGGAGCCAGATTATGTTTGAAGTTGCAGAAACTCGCGAGCAGGTCGGGAGTCAATTTTTTGAATTGGCTGATAAGGAATTAAATCAAGAAAAAGCAGATTTACGGGCGGTAGCTGGTTTGCTTGTAGGTGGCATTTATTACATGGTTTTGCATGCCAAATCTAATGACAGCTTATTTTGCGAAATTGATATTAATACTGAAGCAGGATTTGATCGCATAAAAAATGCAATTGGCAATATCCTTTCCGATACCTACAGGCGGGCTAAGCTGCAAGAAAATTAG
- a CDS encoding aminotransferase class I/II-fold pyridoxal phosphate-dependent enzyme, with the protein MKTNINFLKASFKDFENIPDLNAFQRAEVFQEFTNYMGESGQMNFRFMTSKKGCGPEMWVTSPFNKSPQKCVSLVSNDYLNFTQHPKVKLAAIQGIEKYGTGAGASPLIGGHHDYHEMLQRKISGFFNRSEDSALIYTTGYTANSASLLALLKDKDIAILDMAVHASVYEGCRETNLKMFLHNDLYALEKILKDAQDKYLTRLVIIDGVYSQDGDLAKMDEIYKLTKQYGGFLMVDDAHGIGVLGKNGRGAIEVFNLTDKVDIIAGTLSKAFGHIGGFIVADPQIINFLKFQSRQQVFSSTSTPAAAGLLKAIDLIDEEPKWRSMLADNVAYFKKGLLDLKMDIGNTESPIIPVKIGDAHKTGDAGRLLLKAGVYANTIVYPGVAKKKARIRTSLMATHTREHLDKALNAFEYVDQKLHISLTKRE; encoded by the coding sequence ATGAAAACAAACATTAACTTTTTAAAAGCAAGCTTTAAAGATTTTGAAAACATCCCTGATTTAAATGCGTTCCAAAGAGCTGAGGTATTTCAGGAATTTACAAACTATATGGGAGAAAGCGGCCAAATGAATTTCCGCTTTATGACCAGTAAGAAAGGATGTGGGCCTGAAATGTGGGTAACCTCACCGTTTAATAAGTCTCCTCAAAAATGTGTAAGCCTGGTATCCAATGATTATTTGAATTTCACGCAGCATCCTAAAGTCAAATTGGCAGCAATTCAGGGTATAGAGAAATATGGAACGGGCGCAGGTGCATCGCCGTTAATTGGTGGACACCATGATTATCATGAAATGCTACAGCGCAAAATATCCGGCTTTTTCAACAGAAGTGAAGACTCTGCATTAATTTACACAACGGGTTATACCGCAAACAGTGCAAGCCTTTTAGCCTTGTTAAAAGATAAAGACATTGCTATTTTGGATATGGCTGTTCACGCAAGCGTCTATGAGGGTTGCAGAGAAACAAACTTAAAAATGTTCTTACACAATGACCTTTATGCATTAGAGAAGATTTTAAAGGATGCCCAAGATAAGTACTTGACAAGACTGGTTATCATCGATGGTGTTTATTCACAGGATGGAGATCTGGCGAAAATGGATGAAATATATAAATTAACGAAACAATATGGTGGTTTCCTAATGGTTGACGACGCACATGGGATAGGCGTATTAGGAAAAAATGGCAGGGGAGCAATTGAAGTTTTTAATTTGACTGATAAAGTTGATATAATAGCCGGAACTCTTAGTAAGGCATTTGGGCATATTGGTGGTTTTATAGTCGCTGATCCCCAAATTATTAATTTCTTAAAATTTCAATCACGGCAACAAGTGTTTTCTTCAACATCCACACCGGCTGCAGCCGGCCTGCTAAAAGCTATTGATCTTATCGACGAAGAACCAAAATGGCGAAGTATGCTTGCTGACAACGTTGCTTATTTCAAAAAAGGCTTATTGGATTTGAAAATGGATATAGGTAATACAGAATCGCCAATTATACCTGTGAAGATTGGGGATGCACACAAAACAGGTGATGCTGGCCGGTTGCTATTGAAAGCCGGAGTATATGCCAATACTATTGTTTATCCGGGTGTTGCAAAGAAAAAAGCAAGAATCAGAACAAGTCTGATGGCAACGCATACGCGCGAACATTTGGATAAAGCGTTAAATGCATTTGAATATGTGGATCAAAAGTTGCATATTTCCTTAACAAAAAGGGAATGA
- a CDS encoding toprim domain-containing protein yields MEKQPLKASEIKENYSLVDLLTHLGYEPVKRIHNEQLYLSMLRDSDTTPSFSVNDKQGTWFDFGEGKGGNIIDFGLQYWKGLPFPEVLEKIVLTCGGLVPVLGPQIYKRQPSAEKEPNYEILDIKNLGSNAAILNYLESRGVGQVAEGRLKEIYYYVEDEDKKRNNFFAAGWQNEHGAWEIRNLNFKGCLGHKAISFIPNSEKKLAVFEGFFNYLSWLTENPFAADSVLVLNSLSLLQAGIFKAQDFRDIALYLDNDQSGRQATLDFTSALPWAKDRAGIYRGYNDYNDLIVAGRTNYELNR; encoded by the coding sequence ATGGAAAAACAACCACTAAAAGCCAGCGAGATCAAAGAAAATTATTCCCTTGTTGACCTGTTAACACACCTGGGCTATGAGCCGGTCAAGCGCATACACAATGAACAGCTTTATTTGAGTATGCTGCGCGATTCGGACACGACACCCTCCTTTTCGGTCAATGATAAGCAGGGTACCTGGTTCGATTTCGGCGAAGGCAAAGGCGGCAACATTATAGATTTTGGTTTGCAATATTGGAAAGGCTTGCCTTTTCCCGAAGTATTGGAAAAGATCGTGTTGACCTGCGGCGGTTTAGTTCCGGTCTTAGGTCCCCAGATTTATAAAAGACAGCCGTCGGCTGAAAAAGAACCTAATTATGAAATCCTTGATATTAAAAACCTCGGCAGCAATGCCGCCATCCTGAATTACCTGGAAAGCCGGGGTGTCGGTCAGGTGGCGGAAGGCAGGCTCAAAGAAATATATTATTACGTTGAGGATGAAGATAAAAAGCGGAATAATTTCTTTGCTGCAGGCTGGCAAAACGAACATGGTGCCTGGGAAATCCGCAACCTGAATTTCAAAGGCTGCCTCGGCCATAAGGCGATCAGCTTTATTCCAAATTCGGAAAAGAAGCTGGCGGTGTTCGAAGGTTTTTTTAATTACCTGAGCTGGCTCACAGAAAACCCATTCGCAGCGGACAGCGTGCTCGTTCTGAACTCCCTTTCTTTGCTTCAGGCAGGAATATTTAAAGCTCAGGATTTCCGGGACATTGCGCTCTACCTGGACAATGACCAATCAGGACGGCAGGCCACGCTTGATTTTACGTCTGCACTACCCTGGGCCAAAGATCGCGCCGGTATATATAGAGGCTATAATGATTACAACGATCTGATCGTCGCTGGGCGAACCAACTATGAGCTAAACCGATGA
- the mobC gene encoding plasmid mobilization relaxosome protein MobC has translation MNGRGRTKGRPQMLAGKRNKKIDARFTEDEYAIICKLEKTLGVTKTELVRQRLLSNAGLLVVNAKELIVLLDQVGAEMGRCGSNINQLAKYANILKKRGMLSPVVIERFNVLFEQYLKNQQALDASLRKVFRMTGA, from the coding sequence ATGAATGGTAGAGGCAGAACAAAGGGAAGGCCGCAAATGCTGGCCGGTAAAAGGAACAAAAAGATTGATGCCCGCTTTACCGAAGATGAATATGCTATCATCTGCAAATTGGAGAAAACATTAGGCGTGACCAAAACAGAGCTGGTCAGGCAGCGGCTGTTAAGCAATGCCGGTTTGCTGGTCGTGAATGCAAAGGAACTGATTGTTTTACTGGATCAGGTGGGTGCCGAGATGGGACGCTGCGGCAGTAACATTAACCAGCTGGCAAAATATGCAAATATCCTGAAAAAGCGAGGTATGTTATCGCCTGTCGTGATCGAGCGGTTTAATGTTTTGTTTGAGCAATACCTCAAAAATCAACAAGCATTGGATGCCAGCCTTCGCAAAGTATTCCGGATGACCGGAGCTTAG
- a CDS encoding relaxase/mobilization nuclease domain-containing protein: MIVHILPPAGGFPAVSYNTDKVDANKGELMNVANFGALQGLMNVRPEDYKNHLAMVSATNKHVKRPQFHVVISAEGRTYDKKELTAIGEEWLAQMGYEKQPYLIIFHKDTANNHVHLVTARIDRTGKKISDRFEKIRAVETLNRVLGIDAKHNAKSDIENALAFRFATEAQFRMILESKGYVLRERDGLYEVIKFGKLQETINRNLVTQRLNKDADQQRKVQLKAWFHKYSAAHDTSLVKGRKGYQSEFDAIMKVRFGVELIFHASGNKPPYGYSVIDHSGKNIFKGGEIMPLKELLVMHVTESAQKEKPRVRYENNTNQLNYYAALLKAAMYNYPDLTQGLQHQGLIIIKNENGFTLHDPAAGVFINTDELLNEKQQQVLTNHFSTEQPQRQHPAIPGINLASDVDDDAVLGMKRRRKKKARTNLR; the protein is encoded by the coding sequence ATGATCGTTCATATCCTGCCGCCTGCCGGTGGCTTTCCCGCTGTTAGCTATAATACTGATAAGGTTGATGCAAATAAGGGCGAGTTGATGAATGTGGCGAACTTTGGCGCTTTGCAGGGCCTAATGAACGTGCGCCCGGAGGATTACAAAAATCACCTGGCAATGGTATCGGCTACGAATAAGCATGTAAAGCGGCCGCAGTTCCATGTGGTTATTTCAGCAGAAGGCCGCACTTATGACAAGAAAGAGCTGACCGCCATAGGCGAGGAATGGCTGGCGCAGATGGGTTATGAAAAACAACCCTACCTGATCATTTTTCATAAGGATACCGCCAATAACCACGTCCATTTGGTGACAGCGCGCATCGACCGCACTGGTAAAAAGATCAGCGACCGCTTTGAAAAGATACGGGCAGTGGAGACATTGAACCGCGTTTTGGGTATTGATGCCAAACATAACGCTAAAAGCGATATTGAAAATGCGCTGGCCTTCCGGTTTGCCACTGAAGCGCAGTTTCGGATGATCCTGGAAAGCAAGGGCTATGTATTGCGGGAACGGGACGGGCTTTACGAGGTGATCAAATTCGGAAAGTTACAGGAAACCATCAACCGAAATTTGGTCACGCAAAGACTGAACAAGGATGCCGATCAGCAGCGAAAGGTACAATTAAAGGCCTGGTTCCATAAATATTCAGCCGCTCATGATACCTCTTTAGTGAAAGGGCGAAAAGGGTACCAGTCTGAATTTGACGCTATTATGAAAGTCAGATTCGGGGTCGAATTGATATTTCACGCTTCCGGCAATAAGCCGCCTTATGGCTATTCCGTGATCGATCATTCCGGTAAAAATATCTTCAAGGGTGGTGAGATCATGCCTTTAAAGGAATTATTGGTCATGCACGTTACAGAAAGTGCTCAAAAAGAAAAGCCACGGGTTCGTTACGAAAATAACACGAACCAACTGAACTACTATGCCGCATTATTAAAAGCGGCGATGTACAATTACCCTGATCTGACTCAGGGTTTACAGCATCAGGGCCTGATCATAATTAAAAACGAAAATGGCTTTACCCTCCATGATCCGGCAGCCGGTGTATTCATCAACACTGATGAACTGCTAAATGAAAAGCAGCAGCAGGTGTTAACCAATCACTTTAGCACCGAACAACCGCAACGACAGCATCCGGCTATTCCCGGTATCAACCTGGCATCAGACGTAGACGATGATGCGGTATTAGGGATGAAGCGCCGTCGAAAGAAAAAAGCAAGAACTAATCTCCGCTGA
- a CDS encoding ParA family protein, with protein MVIIIGNQKGGAGKSTLTLLLANYLTQTKKCKVTVLDMDYQQSISQKFEKAKILENAEPYEVLAFGLADFPMMADTIRDNPKDIVLIDLPGKLDDDGLIGVFKAAQVAICPFAYDEFSFDSTIPFALVLKKINPEVHLLFVPNRIKANVKYEIKVDVNEQLNHLGHVTEAIADRIDFQRTNTFQTPINVQALLLPVFDRVFKDFIQPYL; from the coding sequence ATGGTCATTATTATCGGGAACCAGAAAGGCGGTGCCGGAAAGAGCACGCTCACACTTTTGCTGGCCAATTACCTAACACAAACCAAAAAGTGCAAGGTCACGGTGCTGGACATGGATTACCAGCAGTCGATCTCCCAAAAATTCGAGAAAGCAAAAATACTGGAGAATGCCGAGCCTTACGAAGTATTGGCATTTGGGCTGGCAGACTTTCCAATGATGGCGGACACCATCAGGGATAATCCAAAGGACATTGTGCTGATCGACCTGCCGGGTAAACTGGATGATGATGGGCTTATCGGCGTCTTTAAAGCAGCCCAGGTAGCGATTTGTCCATTTGCCTATGATGAGTTCAGCTTTGATTCAACGATCCCTTTTGCTTTGGTACTGAAGAAGATTAACCCGGAGGTGCATTTATTATTTGTCCCCAACCGCATTAAGGCCAATGTGAAGTACGAGATCAAGGTAGATGTGAACGAACAATTGAACCATTTGGGGCATGTGACCGAGGCTATTGCCGACCGTATCGATTTTCAGCGCACCAACACTTTCCAGACGCCAATCAACGTGCAGGCGCTTTTGCTGCCGGTTTTCGACAGGGTTTTTAAAGACTTTATCCAACCTTATTTATGA
- a CDS encoding DUF4134 family protein, producing the protein MKAFLLTFCCCLLALGASAQPGISEMQQAQQNLRSTFFSAMDCSLVLAAVFGIIGAVRIYHNWQMGHPRIDEQVAAWFFAAFFMVLAGAFLRGVFGL; encoded by the coding sequence ATGAAAGCATTTTTATTGACTTTTTGCTGCTGCCTGCTGGCATTGGGCGCAAGCGCGCAGCCTGGCATTTCGGAAATGCAGCAGGCGCAGCAAAATTTAAGATCGACTTTCTTTTCCGCGATGGACTGTTCGCTGGTGCTCGCCGCCGTGTTTGGCATTATCGGCGCAGTGCGTATTTACCATAACTGGCAAATGGGCCACCCGCGTATCGACGAGCAGGTTGCCGCCTGGTTTTTTGCCGCCTTTTTCATGGTGCTGGCAGGTGCTTTCCTGCGCGGCGTATTCGGCCTCTAA
- a CDS encoding DUF4134 domain-containing protein: MNKIKKMWATAVVLALGTASAFAQNGVTGLNSATTSLKTYVAPVTNVTLVIGGIVGIVGAIRVYSKWNSGDQDINKELMGWGGSCVFLVVSAVVIKAFFGLT; the protein is encoded by the coding sequence ATGAACAAAATCAAAAAAATGTGGGCCACAGCCGTGGTCCTTGCCCTGGGCACGGCATCCGCCTTTGCCCAGAACGGTGTTACCGGCCTGAACTCTGCTACCACCTCCTTAAAAACCTATGTCGCCCCGGTGACCAATGTCACGCTGGTCATTGGCGGTATCGTCGGTATTGTCGGCGCTATCCGCGTCTATTCTAAATGGAACAGTGGAGATCAGGACATCAATAAGGAGTTGATGGGTTGGGGAGGAAGCTGCGTTTTCCTCGTGGTTTCAGCCGTTGTGATCAAAGCCTTTTTTGGCCTCACCTAA